The bacterium genome has a window encoding:
- a CDS encoding S8 family serine peptidase, giving the protein MKRYLLAACLLTFSFSALAKPGNTYKISPELIQATQSGISKSASAHTNAFNTDKNIIKNSDGEILAYIQLNNTSEATLNQIKATGVHIDKQIGNTLKVWVTSKTLSALEVIDGIQKVRAPVLPITRQQGEEDTEGNAIMQADDVRSGLSITGDGIKVGVISDGIDGLADSVESGDLPGSNTTCRRGGSGVHCGNNDYADDVAGASEGTGMLEIIYDMAPNAELYFATGFPDTIDMIDALDYLTNTAVVDIIVDDLGFGSEPFFEDGPLAQAVQDSIDAGVIYVTAAGNDARRHIQETFHDTDADNIHNFDDTGKNYIIADGGSQAILQWNDDFNEPTNDLDLIIDAYTNADNDCFDNDAEFNGGTYIGTSTTGEDSNTAAGGQALEIVNLGNSSYCYLMHVERTVSDSSSLTFELVVYGLNGENDLEYTETEDSIYGHPALDEVISVGAISSDDLLHDEKAYYSSEGPVTINGETARDKPDLMGIDYVQVTGNGGGLQVPFGGTSAAAPHVAACAALMLEANSQLSHTQVKTILQDTTFSDLGDPDYDNVYGYGLADCLDATTTAQATVGEGRVREAVDSGSSGASCSLEVKNSYKTNWASLLLGLTFLLLVGKKRYQKG; this is encoded by the coding sequence ATGAAACGTTATTTATTAGCCGCTTGCTTGTTAACTTTTTCGTTTTCTGCGTTAGCTAAACCGGGAAATACTTATAAAATTAGCCCCGAGCTCATACAAGCTACACAGTCCGGTATTAGTAAAAGTGCCAGCGCTCACACTAACGCTTTTAATACCGATAAAAACATTATTAAAAATAGTGATGGCGAAATATTGGCTTACATTCAGTTAAACAATACATCGGAAGCCACCTTAAACCAAATTAAAGCCACAGGTGTGCATATTGATAAGCAAATAGGGAATACCTTAAAAGTTTGGGTTACCTCCAAAACACTCAGCGCACTCGAAGTAATTGACGGTATTCAAAAAGTAAGAGCTCCCGTTTTACCCATCACACGGCAACAAGGTGAAGAGGATACCGAAGGCAATGCCATCATGCAGGCCGATGATGTGCGCTCGGGGCTTAGCATTACCGGCGACGGAATTAAAGTAGGTGTTATATCAGACGGTATTGATGGCCTGGCCGATAGCGTTGAATCCGGTGATTTGCCCGGCTCTAATACCACCTGCCGAAGAGGTGGTAGCGGTGTGCATTGTGGGAATAACGATTATGCGGATGATGTAGCGGGTGCCTCCGAAGGCACAGGTATGCTAGAAATTATTTACGACATGGCCCCCAACGCGGAATTGTATTTTGCAACCGGCTTTCCCGATACAATCGATATGATTGATGCTCTCGATTATTTAACCAATACGGCCGTGGTAGATATTATTGTGGACGATTTGGGATTTGGCAGTGAACCTTTTTTTGAAGATGGTCCCTTGGCTCAAGCCGTACAAGATTCTATTGATGCCGGTGTTATTTATGTAACGGCTGCCGGCAATGATGCCCGGCGCCATATTCAGGAAACTTTTCATGATACCGATGCCGATAATATCCATAATTTTGATGACACTGGCAAAAACTACATTATTGCCGATGGCGGTTCCCAAGCTATTTTGCAATGGAATGACGATTTTAATGAACCCACTAATGATTTGGATTTAATCATTGATGCTTATACCAACGCTGATAACGACTGCTTTGACAATGATGCCGAATTTAACGGCGGTACTTATATAGGTACCAGCACCACAGGGGAAGACTCCAACACAGCTGCAGGCGGACAAGCACTTGAAATTGTTAACTTAGGCAATAGCAGCTATTGCTATCTCATGCATGTAGAGCGCACCGTTAGCGACTCATCCAGCCTTACCTTTGAACTGGTCGTGTACGGTCTTAATGGAGAAAACGATTTAGAATATACGGAAACAGAAGACAGTATTTATGGTCATCCCGCATTAGATGAAGTGATTAGTGTAGGAGCCATTAGTTCAGATGACTTGTTGCATGATGAAAAAGCCTATTATAGCTCTGAAGGACCCGTCACTATCAATGGAGAAACAGCCCGCGACAAACCCGATTTGATGGGTATTGATTATGTACAGGTTACCGGAAATGGCGGAGGTTTACAGGTTCCTTTTGGCGGCACATCCGCCGCAGCCCCGCATGTGGCAGCTTGCGCAGCCCTTATGCTGGAAGCCAACTCCCAGCTTTCTCACACCCAGGTAAAAACTATTTTGCAAGACACTACTTTTAGCGATTTGGGGGATCCTGATTACGACAATGTTTATGGTTATGGTTTAGCCGATTGTTTGGATGCCACCACCACAGCCCAGGCTACCGTGGGCGAAGGACGTGTGCGCGAAGCGGTAGATAGCGGCAGCAGTGGAGCCAGTTGCTCTTTAGAAGTAAAAAATTCTTATAAAACCAATTGGGCTTCTCTTTTGCTTGGCTTAACCTTCTTGCTTTTGGTGGGTAAAAAACGCTATCAAAAGGGGTGA
- a CDS encoding acyl-CoA-binding protein, with amino-acid sequence MALDQQFIEAQQKVTTLSEKPSPDILLQLYSLFKQATAGDVSGKKPGMLDFVAKAKFEAWEGLKGKSKEQAMQGYIKLVEELVRNDKA; translated from the coding sequence ATGGCACTCGATCAACAATTTATTGAAGCTCAGCAAAAAGTGACCACTTTATCCGAAAAACCCTCGCCGGATATTTTGTTACAACTCTATAGCCTTTTTAAACAGGCTACAGCGGGTGATGTAAGCGGTAAAAAACCGGGTATGCTCGATTTTGTGGCCAAAGCCAAGTTTGAAGCCTGGGAAGGTTTGAAGGGTAAATCTAAAGAGCAGGCCATGCAGGGATATATTAAATTAGTAGAAGAATTGGTACGTAACGATAAGGCCTAA
- the ilvB gene encoding biosynthetic-type acetolactate synthase large subunit, producing the protein MMGRDIIVKALENEGVDVVFGYPGGASMEIHQGLAQSKKIRMVLPRHEQGGSFAAHGYARATGKPGVCLATSGPGATNLITGITDAKLDSIPLIALTGQVPTGVMGSDAFQEIDIVGATLPCVKHSYLIKDIQDIPAIVHEAFHIAVSGRPGPVLIDFPKDIQQQTAVVDFNKRLVRPGYSPKYEPSKNQVKKAVELIAEAQRPIIYAGGGIISAEASDELRKFVKKTGIPITTTVMGLGCYPEEDDLSLRMLGMHGAVYANIAINKADLVIALGVRFDDRVTGKLAEFCKGAKFIHVDIDASEINKNVKVDVPVQGDVKLFLKEMNSIVKAPQIDAWKKQVAQWKEEFAYKYEIKKDKIVPQHVIVELAKLAPKDSIVSVGVGQHQMWTAQYYGFHTPRTFLCSSGLGTMGFGLPTAMGAAVACPDKTVLNIDGDGSFMMNIQELHTLAQENIPVKTVVLNNEYLGMVAQWEDRFYESVRGHTHLGVSNPAEIAKAFGVAGETITKPEQVIPALKKMLAHKGPYVLDVKYPYDDAAHGHVIPMIPGGRTYLDSILPNGKILKDYWREKGILRD; encoded by the coding sequence ATGATGGGGCGCGATATAATTGTAAAAGCGCTCGAAAACGAAGGCGTAGATGTGGTGTTTGGTTATCCTGGGGGTGCCTCCATGGAAATTCACCAAGGGCTTGCTCAAAGTAAAAAAATTCGCATGGTATTACCCCGCCACGAACAAGGAGGCTCGTTTGCGGCGCATGGTTATGCGCGTGCTACCGGTAAACCCGGTGTGTGCTTGGCTACTTCAGGTCCCGGCGCTACCAATTTAATTACCGGCATTACCGATGCCAAACTTGATAGTATTCCCCTTATTGCCTTAACAGGCCAAGTGCCTACCGGTGTAATGGGCAGCGATGCATTTCAGGAAATTGATATTGTGGGAGCCACTCTTCCTTGTGTTAAACACAGCTACCTTATTAAAGACATCCAAGATATTCCAGCCATTGTACACGAAGCTTTTCATATTGCCGTATCAGGTCGTCCGGGTCCTGTGCTCATTGACTTTCCCAAAGATATTCAGCAGCAAACCGCGGTTGTTGATTTTAATAAGCGTTTAGTACGTCCTGGGTATAGTCCTAAATATGAGCCGTCCAAAAATCAGGTAAAAAAAGCTGTAGAGTTAATTGCCGAAGCTCAGCGTCCTATTATTTATGCGGGTGGTGGAATTATTTCGGCCGAGGCTTCCGACGAATTACGCAAATTTGTGAAAAAAACCGGTATCCCTATTACCACCACGGTAATGGGCCTTGGCTGTTATCCCGAAGAAGACGATTTAAGTTTACGCATGCTGGGTATGCACGGGGCTGTTTATGCTAATATTGCTATCAATAAAGCCGATCTTGTCATCGCCTTAGGTGTTCGCTTTGATGACCGTGTTACCGGAAAACTTGCCGAATTTTGCAAAGGTGCCAAATTTATTCACGTTGATATTGATGCGAGCGAAATAAATAAAAACGTAAAAGTAGATGTGCCGGTTCAGGGCGATGTGAAACTGTTTTTAAAGGAAATGAATTCCATTGTTAAAGCGCCTCAAATTGATGCGTGGAAAAAACAAGTTGCTCAATGGAAAGAAGAATTTGCCTATAAATATGAAATTAAAAAAGACAAAATTGTTCCTCAGCATGTAATTGTAGAACTAGCCAAGCTTGCTCCTAAAGATTCAATTGTAAGCGTGGGCGTAGGACAACATCAAATGTGGACGGCGCAGTATTATGGTTTTCATACACCGCGCACCTTTTTATGTTCATCCGGTTTAGGCACTATGGGTTTTGGATTGCCCACCGCTATGGGTGCGGCCGTTGCTTGCCCGGATAAAACCGTTCTTAATATTGACGGTGATGGCAGTTTTATGATGAACATTCAGGAACTGCACACGCTGGCTCAGGAAAATATTCCCGTTAAAACCGTAGTGCTTAATAACGAATACCTGGGCATGGTGGCGCAATGGGAAGATCGTTTCTACGAATCGGTTCGTGGTCACACGCATTTGGGAGTAAGTAACCCGGCCGAAATTGCCAAAGCCTTTGGTGTAGCCGGCGAAACCATTACCAAACCCGAACAAGTTATCCCCGCCTTAAAAAAGATGCTGGCGCATAAAGGCCCGTATGTGCTCGACGTAAAATATCCTTACGACGATGCCGCGCATGGGCACGTTATCCCTATGATTCCCGGTGGGCGTACCTATCTGGATTCTATTTTACCCAATGGAAAAATTTTAAAAGACTATTGGCGTGAAAAGGGAATTTTGAGGGATTAA
- the glmU gene encoding bifunctional UDP-N-acetylglucosamine diphosphorylase/glucosamine-1-phosphate N-acetyltransferase GlmU: MPHSLATIILAAGRGTRMKSSVPKVLHPLLDKPMLASSLKLSIKSQKVIVVTSPETQNIIQKNFENYDFEIAIQDPPLGTGHAVMAAMPLLHNFKGTVLITNGDMPLITPESIQNLLSTHQKSKALLTLTATNVENSHFGRVVLDASKKPKNIVEYKDATSVQKKIKLVNVGLYAVDASFLKTAIKELKNKNAQKEYYLTDLVNMAYKQKKKTALYTMKDVNEAQGVNSQEELMTANKIKMTKNIKKHLENGVTILNDAGVMIGDDVTIGSGTIIYGPCTLLGKTSIGKECTLEPGLFLENVTVGNKVHFKAYVYARDAILGNEIEIGPFAQLRPETKLANGVKVGNFSEIKKSTIGEGSKVNHLSYIGDATIGKKVNIGAGTITCNYDGVKKYQTILEDGVFVGSDTQFVAPVTVGEGAYIGAGSTITKNVKKKSLALTRSQQTEIENWADKKKK; this comes from the coding sequence ATGCCTCACTCTCTTGCAACCATCATTCTAGCAGCCGGCCGCGGCACACGGATGAAAAGTTCTGTCCCCAAAGTTTTGCATCCGCTCCTTGATAAACCCATGCTTGCCTCCTCGCTAAAACTATCCATAAAATCACAAAAGGTAATTGTAGTCACCAGCCCCGAGACACAAAACATCATTCAAAAAAATTTTGAAAATTATGATTTTGAAATCGCCATCCAAGATCCGCCGCTGGGTACAGGACACGCCGTAATGGCGGCCATGCCACTTCTTCATAATTTTAAAGGCACCGTGCTCATCACAAATGGCGATATGCCTCTTATTACACCAGAATCCATACAAAACCTTTTAAGTACTCATCAAAAATCAAAAGCCTTGCTTACACTCACGGCTACCAACGTAGAAAACTCCCATTTTGGCCGTGTGGTGCTGGATGCGAGTAAAAAGCCAAAAAACATTGTGGAATATAAAGATGCTACCAGCGTCCAAAAAAAAATAAAACTGGTGAATGTGGGCTTGTATGCCGTGGATGCTTCATTTTTAAAAACGGCCATCAAAGAATTAAAAAACAAAAATGCCCAAAAAGAATATTATTTAACCGATTTGGTAAACATGGCGTACAAACAAAAAAAGAAGACGGCTTTATATACGATGAAAGATGTTAACGAAGCCCAAGGCGTGAACTCACAGGAAGAACTTATGACGGCAAACAAAATAAAAATGACAAAAAATATTAAAAAACATTTAGAAAATGGCGTTACTATTTTAAACGATGCCGGCGTCATGATTGGCGATGATGTCACTATCGGATCTGGAACCATTATCTACGGCCCCTGTACTCTTTTAGGAAAAACTAGCATCGGTAAAGAATGCACCTTGGAACCGGGGCTTTTTTTAGAAAACGTCACTGTCGGCAACAAGGTTCATTTTAAAGCTTATGTGTATGCACGCGATGCTATTTTAGGAAACGAAATTGAAATTGGACCTTTTGCCCAATTGCGCCCCGAAACAAAATTAGCCAACGGTGTAAAAGTAGGTAATTTTTCGGAAATTAAGAAATCAACCATTGGCGAAGGCTCTAAAGTAAATCATTTGAGTTATATTGGTGATGCGACGATTGGTAAAAAAGTAAATATCGGGGCCGGCACCATCACGTGCAATTACGATGGTGTAAAAAAATATCAAACTATTTTAGAAGACGGTGTGTTTGTAGGCAGCGATACACAATTTGTAGCTCCTGTTACGGTGGGTGAAGGCGCTTATATTGGTGCCGGTTCTACTATTACTAAAAATGTTAAAAAGAAGAGTTTGGCACTAACCCGTAGTCAGCAGACAGAAATTGAAAACTGGGCTGATAAAAAGAAAAAATAA
- a CDS encoding tetratricopeptide repeat protein: protein MDYVLMMWGKITTRIFFITLILFKAQFGTAEEPKTCPFLDTCKPNVFIDYLNTQVDEVENQVSPKGRVKKAAFALEQAENCVKRFPDEAGCYFYRAVLRGLYIETTGLGYQKALVQMVKDAKKVLEMNPTYDAGGAYRLLGNIYLKVPGMALAEEGIIKDADQAYQYALQAMALSPEHPDNRQLLGEVLMEQGKKEEARGVLEPLLAEYEKKSPKTLHDKEVIRDLQKLLAKISKKS, encoded by the coding sequence ATGGATTATGTTTTAATGATGTGGGGTAAAATAACAACAAGAATTTTTTTTATTACTTTAATCCTTTTTAAAGCGCAATTTGGCACTGCCGAAGAGCCTAAAACTTGCCCTTTTTTAGATACTTGTAAGCCCAATGTCTTTATCGATTATCTCAACACACAAGTAGACGAAGTGGAAAATCAGGTTTCTCCTAAAGGAAGAGTGAAAAAGGCGGCATTCGCTCTTGAACAAGCCGAAAATTGTGTCAAAAGATTTCCGGACGAAGCGGGTTGTTATTTTTACCGGGCGGTTCTGCGTGGTTTATATATTGAAACCACCGGTTTGGGATATCAAAAGGCTCTTGTTCAGATGGTGAAGGATGCCAAGAAGGTGTTGGAGATGAATCCTACTTATGATGCAGGTGGGGCCTATCGTCTTTTGGGGAATATTTATTTAAAAGTGCCCGGGATGGCTTTGGCCGAAGAGGGTATTATTAAAGATGCCGATCAAGCCTATCAATATGCCTTGCAGGCGATGGCCTTAAGCCCTGAGCATCCCGATAACCGGCAATTGTTAGGGGAAGTGCTGATGGAGCAGGGTAAAAAAGAAGAGGCGCGCGGAGTTTTGGAGCCACTTTTAGCGGAGTACGAGAAAAAGTCTCCCAAAACTTTGCATGATAAAGAAGTGATCCGTGATCTTCAAAAATTATTGGCTAAAATTTCTAAAAAAAGTTGA
- a CDS encoding single-stranded DNA-binding protein: MASVNKVIIIGNLGQDPEVRFTPGGAAVATLNVATNERWNDKNGQAQERTEWHRIVVWGRLAELCKEYLSKGRPVYVEGRLQTRKWQDKSGQDRFTTEIVAQAIQFLGARGGGEGFGGGGGDHGSSSGSSGSSSNEPPPFGSEDDVPF; encoded by the coding sequence ATGGCTAGTGTAAACAAAGTAATTATTATTGGAAATTTAGGACAAGATCCCGAAGTGCGTTTTACTCCGGGCGGGGCTGCTGTGGCGACGCTGAATGTGGCCACCAATGAACGTTGGAACGATAAAAATGGTCAGGCTCAAGAGCGTACCGAATGGCACCGCATTGTGGTGTGGGGTCGTTTAGCCGAATTGTGCAAAGAATATCTCTCTAAAGGGCGTCCGGTTTATGTAGAAGGGCGTCTTCAAACCCGTAAATGGCAGGATAAAAGTGGCCAAGACCGTTTTACCACCGAAATTGTTGCTCAAGCCATCCAATTTTTAGGTGCGCGTGGTGGTGGCGAAGGCTTTGGTGGCGGTGGGGGCGATCATGGATCCTCGTCCGGTTCTTCGGGCTCTTCATCAAACGAACCTCCTCCGTTTGGCTCGGAAGATGATGTTCCTTTTTAA
- the mgtE gene encoding magnesium transporter, translating into MALSPLQVKMTKRLLKSGNEGKIAHALEKFHPSDISILFSELDPAEMQKLLDSLFLLKKAGKTIIELPEFLIPDVLEMIEDKKLTDIIARLEPDDAHYLMEKIPAGRWKNILDSLPENNKRFLDKLLLYPHRSAGAIMNTNFVAVKADWTVEEAINHLRNHPETHGVFYIYVVDDSNMLLGVQSLRHLVVSKPGSLIRDVMDQGVNSVLATASQEEAAQIVTQYNLLALPVVNENRELVGVITVDDVLDIVEEEAAEDIYHLAGLSETDRAATPVWEKVKKRFPWMLVNLCTAGLISSVVHIFESTIQQVVILAVIMNIVTGLGGNTAIQSLTVVTRAIAMGELGFVKLYKVILKEMANGLILGMLGGVLIGTMVYFLEGNLVLSFILLVALTLNLVLGGLVGAGIPLVFRSMKLDPAVGTSVIVTMTTDVMGNIFFLGFATLLMKFLL; encoded by the coding sequence ATGGCTTTATCTCCTCTCCAAGTCAAGATGACCAAGCGTCTCCTCAAGTCGGGGAATGAGGGGAAAATTGCGCATGCCCTTGAAAAGTTTCATCCATCCGACATCTCTATCTTATTTTCCGAGCTTGATCCGGCCGAAATGCAAAAGCTGCTCGATTCACTTTTTTTATTAAAAAAGGCCGGAAAAACCATTATTGAATTGCCCGAGTTTTTAATCCCTGATGTTTTGGAGATGATCGAGGATAAAAAACTCACCGATATTATTGCGCGGCTGGAACCCGATGACGCACATTACTTAATGGAAAAAATTCCGGCCGGTCGCTGGAAAAATATTCTCGATTCTCTTCCCGAAAACAATAAGCGGTTTCTGGATAAATTATTACTCTACCCCCACCGTTCGGCTGGTGCCATCATGAACACAAACTTTGTGGCGGTAAAAGCCGATTGGACGGTAGAAGAAGCCATTAATCATTTGCGTAACCATCCCGAAACGCACGGAGTGTTTTATATTTATGTGGTGGATGACAGCAATATGCTCTTGGGGGTGCAGTCGCTAAGACATTTGGTAGTGTCTAAGCCGGGTTCGCTTATTCGGGATGTGATGGATCAGGGAGTTAATTCGGTGCTGGCTACAGCCTCTCAAGAAGAAGCAGCGCAGATTGTAACGCAATACAATTTATTGGCACTACCGGTTGTAAACGAAAACCGTGAACTGGTGGGTGTGATTACGGTAGATGACGTGCTGGATATTGTGGAAGAAGAAGCCGCCGAAGATATTTACCATTTGGCTGGCTTATCCGAAACCGACCGTGCGGCTACTCCCGTGTGGGAAAAAGTAAAAAAACGTTTCCCTTGGATGCTGGTTAATTTGTGCACGGCCGGCCTTATTTCGTCGGTGGTGCATATTTTTGAAAGTACCATTCAGCAAGTGGTGATTTTAGCTGTGATTATGAATATTGTCACCGGCTTGGGTGGCAACACGGCCATTCAAAGTTTAACAGTGGTTACCCGTGCCATTGCCATGGGAGAACTGGGATTTGTAAAGCTCTATAAAGTTATATTAAAAGAAATGGCCAATGGACTTATTTTGGGAATGTTGGGCGGGGTGCTTATTGGCACTATGGTTTATTTTTTAGAGGGAAATCTTGTACTCAGTTTTATTTTGCTTGTGGCTCTTACACTTAATTTGGTTTTGGGTGGTTTGGTTGGGGCCGGTATTCCTCTTGTTTTTCGTTCTATGAAACTCGATCCTGCTGTTGGAACATCGGTTATTGTTACGATGACAACCGATGTGATGGGCAATATTTTCTTTTTAGGATTTGCTACCTTATTGATGAAGTTTTTGCTTTAG
- the hemB gene encoding porphobilinogen synthase yields the protein MHQPYRPRRLRSSPILRDMLADVIIEPKNLIQPLFVKEGLKSSQPVKSMPGIFQHTLADVVKEAKSLSKAGIQSVILFGIPQKKDKKASGAHSHTGIVQKAIAEIKNACPNLFIISDVCLCEYMEHGHCGVINSKGDVENDISVSLLADTALSHVKAGADMVAPSDMMDGRVGAIRSRLDAEGFQNIPIMSYAVKYASSFYGPFRDAAESAPSHGDRKSYQMDYRRSHEALTEAWLDVDEGADIIMVKPAMAYLDIVAQLKAEIPLPLAAYQVSGEYAMIKAAAKQGWIDEKAVVLESLTAIKRAGASLIISYFAKDFCNF from the coding sequence ATGCATCAGCCTTATCGCCCACGTCGTTTGCGTTCTTCTCCTATCCTTCGCGATATGCTGGCCGATGTAATTATTGAACCTAAAAATTTAATCCAGCCTCTTTTTGTGAAGGAAGGCCTAAAATCGTCTCAGCCGGTTAAATCGATGCCCGGTATTTTTCAGCATACACTTGCCGATGTTGTAAAAGAAGCAAAGTCTCTTTCTAAGGCGGGCATTCAATCGGTAATTCTTTTTGGTATTCCGCAAAAAAAAGATAAAAAAGCATCAGGCGCGCATAGTCATACGGGTATTGTGCAAAAGGCGATTGCCGAAATTAAAAACGCGTGCCCCAATCTTTTTATAATTAGCGATGTGTGTCTGTGCGAGTACATGGAGCACGGCCATTGCGGGGTTATTAACTCTAAGGGCGACGTAGAAAACGATATCAGCGTGTCTCTTTTGGCCGATACGGCACTTTCACATGTAAAAGCCGGGGCCGATATGGTGGCGCCGTCTGATATGATGGATGGGCGTGTGGGGGCTATTCGTTCCCGTCTTGATGCGGAAGGTTTTCAAAATATTCCTATCATGAGCTATGCTGTTAAGTATGCTTCCAGTTTTTACGGTCCTTTTCGGGATGCGGCCGAATCGGCCCCCAGTCATGGTGATCGCAAGAGCTATCAAATGGATTATCGCCGTAGTCACGAGGCGCTCACCGAAGCGTGGCTGGATGTAGATGAAGGGGCCGACATTATTATGGTTAAACCCGCTATGGCCTATTTAGATATTGTGGCTCAGCTAAAAGCCGAAATCCCGTTGCCGCTAGCGGCCTATCAAGTAAGTGGTGAGTATGCCATGATAAAAGCAGCGGCTAAACAGGGCTGGATTGATGAAAAAGCAGTTGTTTTAGAGAGTTTAACAGCTATTAAAAGGGCCGGCGCTTCGCTTATTATCTCGTACTTTGCTAAAGATTTTTGCAACTTTTAG
- a CDS encoding YajG family lipoprotein, giving the protein MTKISLFLLFFTISTPIFAQESNLVLSLPQNFANNVCPVKVWKDIPVVLKVKDNRESAFVGEIAKGSEEIDVFVNPPLELQFQKALEGLLTVCGLQVMTTSAEATVLKITIEKFYAGGKKKFLTEKHEAESALMIMAEKGGNKIFDVDLGFSIESKGIRKKNIKQLTKTLSDLFYETLKQIPVNRYLKDL; this is encoded by the coding sequence ATGACAAAAATAAGCTTATTTTTACTTTTTTTTACCATTTCAACCCCTATTTTTGCCCAAGAAAGCAATTTAGTTCTCAGTTTACCGCAAAACTTTGCCAATAATGTGTGTCCGGTTAAAGTTTGGAAGGATATTCCGGTAGTTTTAAAGGTAAAAGACAATCGTGAAAGTGCTTTTGTGGGAGAGATTGCTAAAGGGAGTGAAGAGATAGATGTTTTTGTCAATCCTCCCTTGGAGCTTCAGTTTCAAAAAGCGTTAGAAGGGCTTTTAACGGTATGCGGGTTACAGGTGATGACAACATCGGCAGAGGCTACCGTGCTGAAGATAACTATAGAAAAATTTTATGCCGGCGGTAAAAAGAAATTTTTAACCGAAAAGCACGAAGCCGAGAGCGCCTTGATGATTATGGCCGAGAAGGGCGGTAATAAAATTTTTGATGTAGATTTGGGTTTTTCTATTGAATCCAAAGGCATTCGTAAAAAGAATATCAAGCAACTCACCAAAACATTGAGTGATTTGTTTTACGAGACACTCAAACAAATTCCTGTGAATCGGTATCTTAAAGATTTGTAG
- a CDS encoding OprO/OprP family phosphate-selective porin: MYIQNNKLYYSFIIFLFCFLLSTSSMANGTPAPKECEMVGYDNGFYLKTCDNNYKLKFNVQLQPQYQYLGIESQDDTNTFQIRRGRLIFSGHAFSPDLTFKFQYEAIGGRDNTTRENDAFVNALRDAYIAYKFNDYINVMVGQARPYFNREELTPDNVQQFIGYTIANEVFNHARDLGVWLSGSAFDKKLEYGFYVNNEGLGSNRTNRNNDFLFGTRLVYNILGTPGLQLTAINHPEEHQLALGLAANYNTPDTNAGNNVIGTTADFIYIYKNFSFMGAGFYARDTDADSTLLGFSGQAGYFIVPKKFEVAARFAGVIPKASGITNGYEAGAGFNYYIKGHNLKIQTDYGMLINSALVHGGSVQAGSMFNGFNPGFNQDQVDHRIRTQIQLFF; encoded by the coding sequence ATGTATATTCAAAACAACAAATTATATTATTCGTTTATTATCTTTTTATTCTGCTTTTTATTATCAACAAGTAGTATGGCTAATGGCACACCAGCTCCAAAAGAGTGCGAGATGGTAGGCTATGATAATGGCTTTTACCTCAAAACGTGTGATAACAATTATAAACTTAAATTTAACGTTCAATTACAACCCCAGTATCAATATTTGGGGATTGAATCACAAGATGATACCAATACCTTTCAAATTAGACGGGGCCGTCTTATTTTTAGTGGCCATGCTTTTTCGCCCGATTTAACTTTTAAATTTCAGTACGAAGCTATTGGTGGGCGCGATAACACAACGCGCGAAAATGATGCTTTTGTAAATGCTCTACGCGACGCTTATATCGCTTATAAATTTAACGACTATATTAATGTGATGGTGGGACAAGCTCGTCCGTACTTTAACAGGGAAGAATTAACGCCCGATAACGTACAACAATTTATTGGCTACACCATTGCCAATGAAGTGTTTAATCACGCACGCGATTTGGGAGTTTGGTTATCGGGAAGCGCTTTTGATAAAAAGCTGGAATACGGTTTTTATGTAAATAACGAAGGCTTGGGCAGTAACCGTACCAATCGTAATAACGACTTTTTGTTTGGCACACGCCTTGTGTACAATATTTTAGGCACACCAGGTCTTCAGCTCACAGCCATTAATCATCCCGAAGAACATCAATTGGCCCTTGGACTTGCTGCCAACTACAATACGCCCGATACCAATGCCGGCAATAACGTGATTGGTACAACAGCCGACTTTATTTACATCTATAAAAACTTCTCTTTTATGGGCGCCGGTTTTTATGCTCGCGATACCGATGCTGATAGCACGTTACTTGGGTTTAGTGGACAAGCTGGTTATTTTATTGTTCCCAAAAAATTTGAAGTAGCTGCCCGCTTTGCCGGCGTTATTCCCAAAGCCAGCGGCATTACCAATGGCTACGAAGCCGGAGCCGGATTTAACTATTATATCAAAGGACACAATCTAAAAATTCAAACCGATTATGGCATGTTGATTAATAGTGCTCTGGTGCATGGTGGGTCCGTACAAGCAGGATCAATGTTTAATGGCTTTAACCCTGGATTTAATCAGGATCAGGTCGATCATCGTATCCGCACACAAATTCAATTGTTTTTCTAA